The genome window AGACATGAAAGTAGAAGGATTGATAATCAGCTGAGAGGTAGAGCAGGAAGGCAGGGAGACCCAGGTTCTTCAAGATTTTATCTCTCACTGGAAGATGACCTTTTAAGGCTGTTTGGTGGGGAAAAGCTTAAAAATCTTATGGACAGACTTAAAATTCCTGAAGGAGAGCCTATAGAAAGTTCAATGGTAACAAAGGCCATTGAAAATGCCCAGAAAAGAATAGAAGCCCAGAACTTCCAAATCAGAAAGAGACTTCTTGAATTTGATGATGTAATGAACAGACAAAGACAGGTTATTTACTCCCTCAGGAGAGACATTCTTGCTGGGGCAAACCTTAAAGATGAGCTTAAACAGTGGTTCTACGATGTTGCCCTTTACTATATAGACAAATACGCACCTGCAGAGGAATATCAGGAAAAATGGGATTTTGACGAACTGGAAAAAACATTTAAAGAGTGGCTTAACGTTGATATAAAAATTCCAAGGGATAAAGAGTGGGACAGGAAAGAACTGGAGGAGTTTATTTTCTCTGAGGTTGAAAAAGTTTACAACAGGAAAGAGGAATATTACGGTTCTGGCTTGATGAGGGAATTTGAAAGATATATCACTCTACAGGTATTGGACAACCTGTGGAAAGAGCACCTTCACCTATTAGATAGACTAAGGGAAAGTGTATATCTCAGAGGATATGCACAAAGAGACCCTCTTGTTGAATACAAAAAAGAAGCATTCAATCTGTTTGAGGATATGTTATTTAGACTAAAACAACATTCTCTTGAGTATCTATTTAAAACAGATATAACCTCTCAAGAAGAAGTTGAAGAAGAAAAAAGAAAATTAGAAGAAGAAACACAGAAACTTCTGGAAGAAGCTGAGCTTTCTACACAAGAGGAAAAAGAAAAAGCTAAAAAGAAAAAGAAGAAAAAAGTTATAAAATACAAAAACAGAATAGAAAGAAGGAAAAAGAAAAAGTCCAAGTAAGTTGCAGGAGAAAATCCTGCAACCTTTTATTCATAGGGGATTTCTTCATCAAATCCCCAGTCTTCTATCTCTTCTGTTTTAAATCTTTCTTCCCAGCATTTTTCACAGAAATACATATCTTCTATATTGGGGTCTTCATAAACAGGAACACCTTTTGCACCGCATTTATAACATTCTGTATCTTTTCCCTCTAATTTTTTTAAATTTTTTAAGCTTTTAATTCTGTCCATTGCATAAAACCTCATTTTTTCTATAAATTAATGTATGAAAATATTTAATGTTATAAAGAAAATCATAATTTTGGAGTTAATTTAAATGAAGGAAATAAATTTAGATAAGCTTCCAGAAGAAGCAAAAAAAGAATTAATGGATTTTTATGAATTTTTACTTCAAAAATATGCTAAAAAAGGATTAAAAAAACAGTTGATGAAATTATTCCTAAAAAAGTAAAACCTTTCAAACCCCTTAAAAGAGAATATATATATGATAGATAAAATATTTGTTGATACGAATATTTGGTTGTATGCTTTTATGGAGCAAGATATAGAAAAATCACAAATAACCAGGAAAATAATAAACAGCAATAGTGAATATATATGTTTAAGTGTGCAAGTCATAAATGAAATCTGCGTTAATCTCATAAAAAAAGCATTTTATACGGAAGAAGAAATCCAACAATTAATTAAAAATTTAAACGATGTATTTGAAATATATTCTTTAAAACTTGAAAATATTCTACTGGTTTCTCAATTAAGAATAAGATATTCCTTTTCATATTGGGATAGCCTTATCGTTTCCTCTGCTTTAAATAATGAATGCAATGTTTTATATTCAGAGAATATGCATCATAATCTTATGGTAGAAGGCAAACTTAAAATAATCAATCCTTTCATTAATGATTATTAAAAGACTTGAGGAGCTAAAATGGAAAGTTTTGAGCAGATTAAAAAAGATTTTGATTTTACAGAAGAAGATGTCAGAAATATTTTGTATCTAAAACCTGTTATGGAAAAATATAAAGACGAATTTATAGATAGATTTTATAAATTTATATCCAGATTTCCAGAAACATCTCGTTATCTTAAATCAGAGGAAATTATTGCCCGTCATCAAGAAAAACTTAAAGAGTGGTATGATGACCTTCTTTCTGGGAAGTATGATTATCGCTATTTCCAAAAACTCTATAGAATTGGCGAGAAACATGTTGAGATAGGTCTTCCAACCCATTATGTTAATGCCTCATTTAACTTTATAAGAAGGTTCTTTATTGAGAAGATTAATCAGGAATTTGGACTATCAGAAAAAAGAAACCAGTTAGTAGTCTCAATAGGAAAATTACTTGATATAAATCTTGATGTTCTAACAGCAGCATATAGAGAACAGGAGCTAAGCCGTTATCAAGTGATGTCAAGGTTTGAAAAAGTCCTTTATTCAACTGCCAAAAGATTTTCAGATATGCTGGATTTTGCTCTGGTAGGAGCATTAATATTGGTTGCTCTATTTGTTGTTGGTTTATTCTTTTATGACGTTTATCAACTGATATTTGGCATTGTTCCAATAGATAAAGGAATTTTAATGGCACTTGGAACACTTCTGGTGTTGTGGGCTGTTTCTGAGCTTATGCAAGAAGAGATAAAACATCTAAAGGGCGGTGGCTTTGCAATAGGTGCTTTTATAGGAGTTGCTCTTGCAGCATTAATTAGAAAAATTTTGATTGTTTCTCTTTCTGAGGAAAAAGCCATACAACTTCTTAGTTATGGGGCTATAGTATTATCTCTTGGTATAGTCTACTGGTTATTATCCAAGAAAAAATAATAAAGGAGAAAAATTGAAACTTAAATTTAAAAACAGAACAGAGTATAGGCACTATTGGGAACATCTTGTTGAGCTGGAGCGGGATGCAGAGAAGGAATTTCACCTGAATGAAATAATTTCTTTATCAGGAAAAGAAAGGGAGAAAAAAGGTAGGGCAATCTTAGGACTAAAAGCGTCTTTTTTAGGAACGATTATTGGAGATTTCCTTGTTTACAGATTTTACAGGGATGATATGCCTGACCATCAGATAAATGTTGGTGATGTTGTTCTGGTCAGTAGAAAACATCCATTAAAAGATGGAATAGAAGGAACAGTTTTTGAAAAAGGAAAATATTTCCTTACAGTTGTTTTTTCCCAGAGATTACCAGCAGGAAAAAAATGGCGTATAGACCTGTTTGTAAATGATATAACCTTTAAAAGAATGCTCGGAAGTCTGGAATTTTTTGAGAAAGGATACTCCCTTTATGATGAAAAAATTATTCTGGGACATAAAAAACCAGAAATATGTGAAGAGGATTTAGAGTTTGTAAATGAAAATCTAAACCAGTTTCAAAAAGAGGCTGTAAAAAAGGCAGTCTGTTCACCACAACTATTTTTGATACATGGTCCCCCAGGGACAGGAAAAACCACGACGCTGATAGAAGTAATACTTCAACATACCAGAAAAGAGAAAAAAATCCTTGCTACAGCAGATAGCAATACGGCAGTTGATAATATAGTTGAGGGACTATTGAGATATGATGTAAATGTTGTCAGAATTGGACATCCTGCAAGGCTAAAAAAAGAACTGCTTTCTGTTTCGTTAGATGCAAAAGTGGAAACACACCCTAAATATGCAGAAATTAAAAGTATTGAAAAAAAGATAAACAAGTTGAAATCTTTGCAAGAAAACTATTTAAAACCTATTCCCCAGAGAAGAAGAGGTCTTTCCTATGATGAAATTCTGAAATACGCAAAAGTCGGTAAAAAGGTTAGAGGGCACAAATTAGAAACCCTGAAAAAAATGGCAGAATGGATAAGACTTCAAAAGGATATCCAGAAACTTGTAAACCAGAAGAAAAAT of Persephonella sp. IF05-L8 contains these proteins:
- a CDS encoding protoglobin domain-containing protein, which translates into the protein MESFEQIKKDFDFTEEDVRNILYLKPVMEKYKDEFIDRFYKFISRFPETSRYLKSEEIIARHQEKLKEWYDDLLSGKYDYRYFQKLYRIGEKHVEIGLPTHYVNASFNFIRRFFIEKINQEFGLSEKRNQLVVSIGKLLDINLDVLTAAYREQELSRYQVMSRFEKVLYSTAKRFSDMLDFALVGALILVALFVVGLFFYDVYQLIFGIVPIDKGILMALGTLLVLWAVSELMQEEIKHLKGGGFAIGAFIGVALAALIRKILIVSLSEEKAIQLLSYGAIVLSLGIVYWLLSKKK
- a CDS encoding DUF2281 domain-containing protein produces the protein MKEINLDKLPEEAKKELMDFYEFLLQKYAKKGLKKQLMKLFLKK
- a CDS encoding IGHMBP2 family helicase, whose translation is MKLKFKNRTEYRHYWEHLVELERDAEKEFHLNEIISLSGKEREKKGRAILGLKASFLGTIIGDFLVYRFYRDDMPDHQINVGDVVLVSRKHPLKDGIEGTVFEKGKYFLTVVFSQRLPAGKKWRIDLFVNDITFKRMLGSLEFFEKGYSLYDEKIILGHKKPEICEEDLEFVNENLNQFQKEAVKKAVCSPQLFLIHGPPGTGKTTTLIEVILQHTRKEKKILATADSNTAVDNIVEGLLRYDVNVVRIGHPARLKKELLSVSLDAKVETHPKYAEIKSIEKKINKLKSLQENYLKPIPQRRRGLSYDEILKYAKVGKKVRGHKLETLKKMAEWIRLQKDIQKLVNQKKNLEEQIIEDILEEADVVCATNSGAGSDFLFEDIFDVIFIDEASQATEPSCLIPLIKGKKAVLAGDHKQLPPTVLHPEAKGLSFTMFERFIKIYPESAYMLKIQYRMNDLIKEFPSREFYNGELVSAEEVKDRKLSDITGKTGKDPITNDTPVVFIDTHGRFMEKQKKGSRSKYNPEEAKIVQFIINKLKELGIPSEDIGVITPYKDHEEYLKKLVPDVEVKTVDGFQGREKEVIIISLVRSNPDEEIGFLDDLRRLNVALTRAKRKLIVIGDANTLSSNETYRKFLQFVKEKNGFFPVEKILEE
- a CDS encoding PIN domain-containing protein — encoded protein: MIDKIFVDTNIWLYAFMEQDIEKSQITRKIINSNSEYICLSVQVINEICVNLIKKAFYTEEEIQQLIKNLNDVFEIYSLKLENILLVSQLRIRYSFSYWDSLIVSSALNNECNVLYSENMHHNLMVEGKLKIINPFINDY